Proteins from a single region of Cydia pomonella isolate Wapato2018A chromosome 13, ilCydPomo1, whole genome shotgun sequence:
- the LOC133524075 gene encoding putative inorganic phosphate cotransporter isoform X2, which yields MAITEKNQVYEKVPVNDVISENEEIHVPSYGYGIRHVQAVIIFICMLISYMARTHLGVTIVAMTSAIAHESTFNMTIIEANGTGLNTIDGFDFNITNADNEINVFNSSHKGSIWNVYRTYDWSKPIHDLILGAFFVGYCIAMFPTGMICQRFGGKLPLQISLLTNGIVTLATPSVAVWGGWKAVYCCRVIQGLSQAGLYPSAHCLLAKWVPVSEKATISSFVYTGTLLGTVIAFQIGGLLASSAAGWPSTFWITGALCIATCLMLTVFGAASPDLHKTISEDEKNYILGKIDDGIKKKAPKAPWKRIFTSIPVWSTFVTHTSAGICFVFLFTQIPSYMHYILGFNVKDSGLLSSLPYIASSIANIGFGVFSDFCINRGYLSTKNARKVCNSLAQWGPAVCLVSVSLTHNSGLAVLLLIMAVGLSAGIHSGWMVNYIDLSPNFSGSLIATGNTFSTIGITFLPVLVSNVVIDVKLTSTRTWYHGG from the exons atggcgatCACGGAAAAGAACCAAGTTTACGAGAAAGTGCCAGTAAATGATGTGATAAGTGAAAATG AAGAAATCCATGTGCCCTCTTATGGCTATGGAATCCGTCACGTTCAAGCCGTTATTATCTTTATCTGCATGTTGATTAGTTATATGGCAAGAACCCACCTAGGAGTCACCATCGTAGCGATGACCAGTGCTATTGCTCATGAATCTACATTTAACATGACAATTATTGAAGCAAATGGAACAGGACTTAATACAATTGATGGTTTCGACTTTAATATCACTAACGCtgataatgaaataaatgtttttaacaGTAGTCATAAAGGCAGTATATGGAATGTTTACCGG ACGTACGACTGGTCAAAACCTATACATGATTTGATCTTGGGTGCTTTCTTCGTTGGTTATTGCATCGCCATGTTTCCGACCGGCATGATCTGTCAGCGTTTCGGCGGGAAGCTGCCACTTCAGATAAGTCTGCTGACAAATGGAATCGTAACTTTAGCGACTCCGTCCGTTGCTGTTTGG GGTGGCTGGAAGGCCGTGTACTGTTGTCGAGTCATCCAAGGATTAAGCCAAGCTGGTCTATACCCAAGTGCTCACTGTCTTCTAGCCAAATGGGTCCCTGTCAGTGAAAAAGCTACTATTAGTAGTTTTGTATACACCG GAACCTTACTGGGCACAGTGATTGCCTTTCAAATAGGAGGGCTATTGGCCAGCTCTGCAGCAGGGTGGCCGAGTACCTTCTGGATCACTGGCGCCTTGTGTATAGCGACGTGTCTAATGTTAACCGTGTTCGGCGCTGCCAGCCCTGATCTCCACAAGACTATCAGCGAGGATGAGAAAAACTACATTTTAGGCAAGATTGATGATGGCATAAAGAAAAAG gcTCCCAAGGCACCTTGGAAACGTATCTTTACGTCGATACCCGTCTGGTCTACATTCGTTACCCACACTTCGGCCGGGATCTGTTTCGTCTTTCTTTTTACTCAAATACCATCATACATGCATTATATACTCGGCTTTAACGTTAAAGAT AGTGGACTCCTATCCTCACTGCCTTATATAGCGAGTTCCATCGCTAATATTGGCTTCGGAGTTTTTTCTGACTTCTGCATCAACAGGGGCTATCTCTCCACTAAAAACGCGCGTAAGGTGTGCAACAGTCTTG cTCAATGGGGTCCAGCAGTATGTCTGGTGTCAGTTTCTCTCACACACAATAGTGGACTAGCGGTGTTATTGTTAATCATGGCAGTGGGACTGTCTGCAGGCATTCACTCTGGATGGATG gTTAACTATATAGATTTGTCACCTAACTTCAGCGGTTCTTTGATAGCCACTGGCAATACCTTTTCAACAATTGGCATCACCTTTCTGCCCGTTCTTGTGTCTAACGTGGTTATCGACGTG aaattgacAAGCACCCGCACATGGTAccatggagggtag
- the LOC133524075 gene encoding putative inorganic phosphate cotransporter isoform X1 — protein MAITEKNQVYEKVPVNDVISENEEIHVPSYGYGIRHVQAVIIFICMLISYMARTHLGVTIVAMTSAIAHESTFNMTIIEANGTGLNTIDGFDFNITNADNEINVFNSSHKGSIWNVYRTYDWSKPIHDLILGAFFVGYCIAMFPTGMICQRFGGKLPLQISLLTNGIVTLATPSVAVWGGWKAVYCCRVIQGLSQAGLYPSAHCLLAKWVPVSEKATISSFVYTGTLLGTVIAFQIGGLLASSAAGWPSTFWITGALCIATCLMLTVFGAASPDLHKTISEDEKNYILGKIDDGIKKKAPKAPWKRIFTSIPVWSTFVTHTSAGICFVFLFTQIPSYMHYILGFNVKDSGLLSSLPYIASSIANIGFGVFSDFCINRGYLSTKNARKVCNSLAQWGPAVCLVSVSLTHNSGLAVLLLIMAVGLSAGIHSGWMVNYIDLSPNFSGSLIATGNTFSTIGITFLPVLVSNVVIDVYNPHQWRIVLFVMATIISICNAVFVLFMSADKQPWDQSDDEDNVEAEKSIEIIPMEKNETK, from the exons atggcgatCACGGAAAAGAACCAAGTTTACGAGAAAGTGCCAGTAAATGATGTGATAAGTGAAAATG AAGAAATCCATGTGCCCTCTTATGGCTATGGAATCCGTCACGTTCAAGCCGTTATTATCTTTATCTGCATGTTGATTAGTTATATGGCAAGAACCCACCTAGGAGTCACCATCGTAGCGATGACCAGTGCTATTGCTCATGAATCTACATTTAACATGACAATTATTGAAGCAAATGGAACAGGACTTAATACAATTGATGGTTTCGACTTTAATATCACTAACGCtgataatgaaataaatgtttttaacaGTAGTCATAAAGGCAGTATATGGAATGTTTACCGG ACGTACGACTGGTCAAAACCTATACATGATTTGATCTTGGGTGCTTTCTTCGTTGGTTATTGCATCGCCATGTTTCCGACCGGCATGATCTGTCAGCGTTTCGGCGGGAAGCTGCCACTTCAGATAAGTCTGCTGACAAATGGAATCGTAACTTTAGCGACTCCGTCCGTTGCTGTTTGG GGTGGCTGGAAGGCCGTGTACTGTTGTCGAGTCATCCAAGGATTAAGCCAAGCTGGTCTATACCCAAGTGCTCACTGTCTTCTAGCCAAATGGGTCCCTGTCAGTGAAAAAGCTACTATTAGTAGTTTTGTATACACCG GAACCTTACTGGGCACAGTGATTGCCTTTCAAATAGGAGGGCTATTGGCCAGCTCTGCAGCAGGGTGGCCGAGTACCTTCTGGATCACTGGCGCCTTGTGTATAGCGACGTGTCTAATGTTAACCGTGTTCGGCGCTGCCAGCCCTGATCTCCACAAGACTATCAGCGAGGATGAGAAAAACTACATTTTAGGCAAGATTGATGATGGCATAAAGAAAAAG gcTCCCAAGGCACCTTGGAAACGTATCTTTACGTCGATACCCGTCTGGTCTACATTCGTTACCCACACTTCGGCCGGGATCTGTTTCGTCTTTCTTTTTACTCAAATACCATCATACATGCATTATATACTCGGCTTTAACGTTAAAGAT AGTGGACTCCTATCCTCACTGCCTTATATAGCGAGTTCCATCGCTAATATTGGCTTCGGAGTTTTTTCTGACTTCTGCATCAACAGGGGCTATCTCTCCACTAAAAACGCGCGTAAGGTGTGCAACAGTCTTG cTCAATGGGGTCCAGCAGTATGTCTGGTGTCAGTTTCTCTCACACACAATAGTGGACTAGCGGTGTTATTGTTAATCATGGCAGTGGGACTGTCTGCAGGCATTCACTCTGGATGGATG gTTAACTATATAGATTTGTCACCTAACTTCAGCGGTTCTTTGATAGCCACTGGCAATACCTTTTCAACAATTGGCATCACCTTTCTGCCCGTTCTTGTGTCTAACGTGGTTATCGACGTG TATAATCCGCATCAGTGGCGCATTGTCCTGTTTGTTATGGCAACTATTATATCCATTTGCAATGCAGTTTTCGTCCTCTTCATGTCTGCTGATAAGCAACCTTGGGATCAGAGCGATG ATGAAGATAACGTTGAAGCCGAAAAATCTATCGAAATAATACCAATGGAAAAAAATGaaaccaaataa
- the LOC133524074 gene encoding putative inorganic phosphate cotransporter isoform X2 yields MSNSKGVYKNVPKSEKNDDPPEYEAPRGFGARHMQVLILFISLSVGFTIKSHLSVAMVAMTSHDYTCAKNISNGNQTNELNVTGVACGREKGWSVFQTYDWNKKQQEMTLFAFFVGYTSMMLPMGILAQKFGGKIPIMIGLAVNGVTSIITPWIPHFAGWMGVCICRLLQGATQAAFYPSIHAMLGKWAPLSERGRLSTYVYTGSQFGTIISFQVSGFFCGSPIFGWPSSFWLWGCLALVCFCMLAQFGSASPQQHKTISTEELAFIMGDSAADAVPKKRRTPWKHILTSPAVWALITAHAGSAVGYLFILTQLPLYMNKVLGVDIKNNGLLSSLPYISMYFMAIAFGNLTDFLKNRNYMSLINIRRFSNTVGMVLSSIFLLWTCYVNTTWLAVTLLVISLGLHSGVHTGFHINQIDLAPNFAGPMMGLGNMVANLSGLSIPFLVSSIVGDDVVNQHKWQITFIVMVVLQIVTNMIFVIFLRVDLQQWNFYGDDENEDTDSKEMCLIKDNTVIKA; encoded by the exons ATCCGCCCGAATATGAAGCGCCGCGAGGCTTTGGGGCACGTCACATGCAAGTACTCATCCTCTTCATCAGCCTCTCCGTCGGTTTTACTATCAAGTCGCATCTCAGTGTTGCGATGGTTGCCATGACTTCTCATGACTATACCTGTGCAAAAAATATAAGCAATGGGAATCAGACAAATGAATTGAATGTAACAGGTGTTGCATGTGGCAGGGAGAAAGGGTGGAGTGTTTTTCAG ACTTACGATTGGAATAAAAAGCAACAGGAAATGACACTCTTCGCATTCTTTGTCGGTTATACATCAATGATGCTGCCAATGGGAATCTTGGCCCAGAAGTTCGGCGGCAAGATTCCTATCATGATCGGCTTGGCTGTGAATGGTGTCACCTCCATTATCACACCTTGGATTCCCCATTTT GCAGGATGGATGGGGGTGTGTATATGCCGTCTCCTACAAGGTGCAACGCAAGCAGCCTTCTATCCCAGCATTCACGCGATGTTGGGCAAATGGGCGCCGCTCAGTGAAAGAGGACGGCTCAGCACTTACGTATACACAG GATCTCAATTCGGGACTATAATTTCCTTTCAAGTATCCGGTTTCTTCTGTGGGAGCCCCATCTTTGGCTGGCCATCTTCCTTCTGGCTTTGGGGATGTTTGGCCTTAGTTTGCTTCTGCATGCTAGCACAGTTTGGCTCCGCTAGCCCTCAGCAGCACAAAACTATCAGTACTGAAGAACTGGCATTTATCATGGGAGATAGTGCTGCTGACGCAGTTCCTAAG aaGCGGCGAACTCCTTGGAAGCATATCCTCACAAGCCCAGCGGTATGGGCGCTCATAACAGCACACGCAGGTTCAGCTGTTGGCTACCTGTTTATCCTCACCCAATTACCTCTCTATATGAACAAAGTCCTTGGCGTTGATATCAAGAAT AATGGGTTGCTGTCATCTTTACCGtatatttctatgtattttatggCTATAGCCTTTGGGAACCTCACAGATTTTTTGAAGAATCGAAACTATATGAGCCTGATCAATATTAGAAGATTTTCGAATACAGTTG GTATGGTCTTATcttccatatttttattatggacTTGCTATGTAAATACGACGTGGTTGGCCGTCACCTTATTGGTTATCAGCCTGGGGCTTCATTCTGGAGTTCATACCGGGTTTCAT ATTAACCAGATAGATTTAGCGCCCAACTTTGCAGGGCCAATGATGGGGCTGGGCAACATGGTCGCCAATTTGTCAGGCCTATCTATCCCATTCCTAGTCTCCAGCATCGTGGGAGATGACGTG gtaaatCAGCATAAGTGGCAAATCACATTCATCGTTATGGTAGTGCTGCAGATTGTAACAAATATGatctttgtaatttttttgagggtcgATCTTCAGCAGTGGAATTTTTACGGCGACGATGAAAACG AAGACACCGATTCAAAAGAGATGTGTCTCATTAAGGACAACACAGTCATTAAGGCTTAA
- the LOC133524074 gene encoding putative inorganic phosphate cotransporter isoform X1 produces the protein MVLSSLYLVNTNTVPINIFPDPPEYEAPRGFGARHMQVLILFISLSVGFTIKSHLSVAMVAMTSHDYTCAKNISNGNQTNELNVTGVACGREKGWSVFQTYDWNKKQQEMTLFAFFVGYTSMMLPMGILAQKFGGKIPIMIGLAVNGVTSIITPWIPHFAGWMGVCICRLLQGATQAAFYPSIHAMLGKWAPLSERGRLSTYVYTGSQFGTIISFQVSGFFCGSPIFGWPSSFWLWGCLALVCFCMLAQFGSASPQQHKTISTEELAFIMGDSAADAVPKKRRTPWKHILTSPAVWALITAHAGSAVGYLFILTQLPLYMNKVLGVDIKNNGLLSSLPYISMYFMAIAFGNLTDFLKNRNYMSLINIRRFSNTVGMVLSSIFLLWTCYVNTTWLAVTLLVISLGLHSGVHTGFHINQIDLAPNFAGPMMGLGNMVANLSGLSIPFLVSSIVGDDVVNQHKWQITFIVMVVLQIVTNMIFVIFLRVDLQQWNFYGDDENEDTDSKEMCLIKDNTVIKA, from the exons ATGGTATTATCGTCTTTATACCTTGTCAATACTAATACGGTACCTATCAATATTTTCCCAGATCCGCCCGAATATGAAGCGCCGCGAGGCTTTGGGGCACGTCACATGCAAGTACTCATCCTCTTCATCAGCCTCTCCGTCGGTTTTACTATCAAGTCGCATCTCAGTGTTGCGATGGTTGCCATGACTTCTCATGACTATACCTGTGCAAAAAATATAAGCAATGGGAATCAGACAAATGAATTGAATGTAACAGGTGTTGCATGTGGCAGGGAGAAAGGGTGGAGTGTTTTTCAG ACTTACGATTGGAATAAAAAGCAACAGGAAATGACACTCTTCGCATTCTTTGTCGGTTATACATCAATGATGCTGCCAATGGGAATCTTGGCCCAGAAGTTCGGCGGCAAGATTCCTATCATGATCGGCTTGGCTGTGAATGGTGTCACCTCCATTATCACACCTTGGATTCCCCATTTT GCAGGATGGATGGGGGTGTGTATATGCCGTCTCCTACAAGGTGCAACGCAAGCAGCCTTCTATCCCAGCATTCACGCGATGTTGGGCAAATGGGCGCCGCTCAGTGAAAGAGGACGGCTCAGCACTTACGTATACACAG GATCTCAATTCGGGACTATAATTTCCTTTCAAGTATCCGGTTTCTTCTGTGGGAGCCCCATCTTTGGCTGGCCATCTTCCTTCTGGCTTTGGGGATGTTTGGCCTTAGTTTGCTTCTGCATGCTAGCACAGTTTGGCTCCGCTAGCCCTCAGCAGCACAAAACTATCAGTACTGAAGAACTGGCATTTATCATGGGAGATAGTGCTGCTGACGCAGTTCCTAAG aaGCGGCGAACTCCTTGGAAGCATATCCTCACAAGCCCAGCGGTATGGGCGCTCATAACAGCACACGCAGGTTCAGCTGTTGGCTACCTGTTTATCCTCACCCAATTACCTCTCTATATGAACAAAGTCCTTGGCGTTGATATCAAGAAT AATGGGTTGCTGTCATCTTTACCGtatatttctatgtattttatggCTATAGCCTTTGGGAACCTCACAGATTTTTTGAAGAATCGAAACTATATGAGCCTGATCAATATTAGAAGATTTTCGAATACAGTTG GTATGGTCTTATcttccatatttttattatggacTTGCTATGTAAATACGACGTGGTTGGCCGTCACCTTATTGGTTATCAGCCTGGGGCTTCATTCTGGAGTTCATACCGGGTTTCAT ATTAACCAGATAGATTTAGCGCCCAACTTTGCAGGGCCAATGATGGGGCTGGGCAACATGGTCGCCAATTTGTCAGGCCTATCTATCCCATTCCTAGTCTCCAGCATCGTGGGAGATGACGTG gtaaatCAGCATAAGTGGCAAATCACATTCATCGTTATGGTAGTGCTGCAGATTGTAACAAATATGatctttgtaatttttttgagggtcgATCTTCAGCAGTGGAATTTTTACGGCGACGATGAAAACG AAGACACCGATTCAAAAGAGATGTGTCTCATTAAGGACAACACAGTCATTAAGGCTTAA